The genome window CCGCTTTGCCGAGGTCTTCGACCTCGACGGCCGCTGAAGCCCGAGCCGGCGTCAGCGGCCGCCGGCAGGGCGTCCGCGGCGAACGTTCCCCGGCCGTGCGGCCTCGCGCGCGAGCAGCGCGCGCTTGCGCGGCAGGCCCCAACGGTACCCGGCGAGACCCCCATCCGTGCGCACGATCCGGTGGCAGGGGATAGCCAGGGCGATGGCGTTGGCCGCGCACGCCTGGCCCACCGCGCGCACCGAGGTCGGCGCCCCGATGCGCCTGGCCAGCTCGGTGTAGGTCGTCGTCGCGCCCGCCGGAATCTGGCGCAGCGCCTGCCACACCTTCCGCTGGAAGGCGGTGCCGCGCGCGTCGAGGGGCAGGTCGAGGCGGCGGCTCGGCGCCTCGACGAAGCGGGCCACCCTGCCGACCAGGCGCGCGAGGCCTCTATCGCCGTGGCCCAGCCGGGCCCTGGGAAAGCGATCCCCAAGCTCCTGCACCAGCGCGGCGGGGTCGTCGCCGAGCAGGATGGCGCAGATCCCCCTGTCGGTGGTGGCGACCAGCACCGAACCCAGCGAGCACTTCGCCACGGCGTAGCGGATGGCCGCCCGGCGAGCCACGTCGGTCAACTGTGCCATCGTCGTCCCCCGTTTGCGGATCCCATCATCATATGAGCAGGGGCGCCCTCGCAACCCCGCGCTTGCTGTCAAATCCGCTGCAGCCGCTTTCCCATCTGGGCGATTCGTGACCAGCCGGCCTCCTGGGGCGCCGCACCCGGCCCCCCTCTATTTCCTTCTTGCACGTGATATACTTCGCCCCGCAGTCGCGTCCGCGGGCTTGATCGTCGTCCCGTAGTCCCTGTTCCAGAAGAGAGGAAGACAAGGGAGGGAAGAGACTATGCGCTCGCGTTATCCCCACTTCACCCTGATCGTCGTGCTCGCCGTCCTCGTCTGGATCCTCGCTGCGCCCCCTGTGGCCGACGCCCAAGCGCCGAAACGCGGCGGGACCCTGCGGGTCGCCTACGGTAACGCCATCGCCCACCTCGACTTCCACACCGCTCCCGGCTACGAGATGATGTGGGTCGCGATGAACGTCGGTTGCGGGCTGCTGGACATCACGCCCGACGGCAAGTTCGTCGGCGACGCCGCCGAGTCATGGCAGGTATCGCCCGACAACCTGACCTACACCTTCAAGCTCCGGAAAGGCGTCCTGTTCCACGACGGTACCCAGGTCGACGCCAAGGCCGTCAAGTTCAGCATCGACCGCTTGATGGATCCCGCCACCAAGTCCGGCATGCGCAGCTTCTATGACTCGGTCCGCGCCGTCGAGGTCGTCGGCCCGGACACGGTTCAGATCCAGCTGAAGCGGCCCTACGCCTTCCTGCTGCACATGCTCGCCGCGTACCGGACCGGCTTCGTCATCTACTCGCCGACCGCCACCCAGAAGTACAGCCTGGAAGACCGCAAGAAGGGCAAGCCCGAGGCCGTGGTGGGGTGCGGGCCGTTCCGGCTGGTCGAGTGGGTGAAGGGCGACCACCTGGTCATGGACCGGTTCGACAAGTACTACAAGAAGGGCCAGCCGTACCTCGACCGCGTGCACATCCGCATCATCAAGGACCCGGTGACCCAGATGGCCGCCTTCAAGGCCGGGGAGGTCGACTTCGTCGCGTCGTTCTCACCGGAGCACGTGGATGTCCTCAAGTCTCAGAATCCGAAGGCCCAGATCCTCACCGGCAAGGAGACCACGCCGATGGTGGTGGCGATGAAGGTCACCGTGCCGAAGGATGGCAAGCCGATGTCCAAGGAGCGGATCCCGCACCCCAAGCTGGGTGACCTCCGGGTGCGCAAGGCGATTGGCTGCTACGGGATGGACCGGAGCGAGATCGTGAAGATCGCCTTCAAGGGCCAGGCGACTCCGTGGGCGGGGATGATCCCGCCGGGCACCATGGACACCGTGGACGTCAACGCCAAGTGCCCGTACGATCAGGCCAAGGCCAAGGCTCTCCTGAAGGAGGCCGGCTACGGGCCCTCCAATCCGCTGACCGTCGATCTCATCGCCGACACGGAGAAGTCGGTGTTCGGCGTCATCGCCACCGTCGTCAAGGAGCAGCTGGCCCGGATCGGTGTGACCGCGAACATCAAGGCGCTCGACAAGGTGACCTGGATGAACACGACCCTCAACGACGGCCCCTGGGACATGTACGTGGAGGACCTGCTGTCCCTGCTGACGCCGGACAGCAACGGCTATCTGTCCAACTCGTACTCGACGTGGAGCCACCCGCGACACAACGACAAGCGCGTGGATGACATCTACGTCAGGTACGCCCAGGAGATGGACCCGGCCAAGCGCAAGGTCATCGCCCGGGAGCTGCAGGATTTCATGGTCGACAACATGTACTGGAACAACGTCTCCGGCTCGCCCTTCTACATGATCTCCCAGCCGTGGGTGAAGAACTACACGTACAACGCGGAGTTCGAGGTGAACTGGGGCGAGGTCTGGGTGGACAAGTAAGAGCCACGTGAGTCCGCCGGGGCCGTCGCCGTCGTGACGGCGGCGGCCCCGGGACGGAGCGACTATCGATGCGAACCTACATCATCCGCCGCCTTCTCCAGATCATCCCGACGGTGTTGATGATCACCTTCGTGGTGTTCATGATGATGCGGTCGGTCCCGGGAGACCCGGTGGTGGCCCTGCTCGGTGATGCCTACACCGAGGAGGACGCCGCCAAGATGCGTGAGGTCTACGGGCTGGACCGCCCGATCGTCGTCCAGTACGCGATCTGGCTCGGCAAGCTCGTGCAGGGCGACTGGGGCAGCTCGATCATCAGCGGCCACTCGGTGCTGAGAGACGTGCTCCTGCGACTGCCGGTGACGCTCGAGCTGATCATCCTGGGGATGGCGATCGCGATGCTCATCGCGGTTCCCGCCGCGATCATCGGGGCCTTGCGCCAGAACCGGTGGCAGGATTACACCGCTACCTCGGCGGCCCTGGTCGGCATCTCGATCCCCGAATTTTTCCTGGGTGTTCTGCTGCTGCTGCTGTTCTCGGTCGCGTTCAAGGGGCTGCTGCCCAGCTCGGGCTGGGTCTATCTCCCGGGGACCTGCCCTACCATCGTCTGCACCGCGAGCGTCTGGGGGAACCTCCAGCACGTGATCATGCCCGCCATCGCCCTCGGGGTGGGCCGGGCCGCCATCCTCACACGGCTCCTCCGCGCCAGCATGCTCGAGGTGATCCGCACCGAGTACGTGACGAGCGCCAGGGCCAAAGGCCTCAACGAGTGGAAGGTGGTCTTCAAGCACGGACTGAAGAACGCGCTGATCCCGACCGTCACCGTGATGGGGCTCCAGGTCAGCTTCCTCATCGGCGGGGCGATCGTGATCGAGACGCTGTTCGCTCTGCCGGGGCTCGGCACCTTCGGCATCAACGCCATCATCGCGCGCGACTACCAGCAGGTCCAGGGATTTGCCCTGCTGACCGCGTGCGCCTTCGTGGTCATGAACCTCGTCGTGGACTTGACGTACACGCTCCTAGACCCGCGCATCCGCTACGGAGGGTGACGGTGGCCAACGGTACCGACAAGCTCGACCTGAAGCCCAAGTCTCTCGGCGCAGCCGCGCTGCGCGAGGCCGACTTTCCTGCCGCCACGGGGGTCCTCCGGAGCGACGTTCGCACCGCGCGCTCGGAGTCGCCGACGATGCAAGGGCTGCGCCGACTCCGGCGTAGCGTGACGGCGCTCATCGGCCTGGGCATCGTGGCGACCCTGCTTGTGGTGGCCGCCTTCGCCGACGTGCTGGCACCCCGGAGCCCGATCGTCAGCGACCAGACCCAGACCTTCCAGCAGCCGAGCCGGGCGTACCCGCTCGGAACGGACCAGCTCGGGCGCGACATGCTGAGCCGCATCATCCACGGCAGCCGGGTCTCCCTCGTCGTCGGCCTGGCGTCGGTGCTCCTGGCGCTCCTGGTCGGAGTGCCGGTCGGTATGATCGCCGGGTATTACGGGGGCCGGGTCGACATGCTGGCGATGCGGGCGATGGACCTGATCCTCGCGTTTCCCATCTACCTGCTGGCCATCATCATCATGGTCATCTTCACGCCGACCGCAGGGTTGCTCGGCACCATCAAGGTCGTGGGGGCTATCGCCATCGTGCGCATTCCGATCTATGCGCGGCTGGTCCGGGGCAGCGTGCTCTCGATCAAGGAAAAGGAGTACATCGAGGCCAGCCGCGCCCTCGGTGTACGCGATCCCTGGATCCTGTTCCGTCACGTTCTGCCCAACTCTCTGGCGCCGATCATCGTGACCACCACCCTGGGCATCGCCACCGCGATCATCGTGGAGGCGACCCTGTCGTTCCTGGGGCTCGGCACCCAGCCGCCGACACCAAGCTGGGGGTGGGATCTCAAGGCCAACGTCGTCTTCATCCATGACAACCCGTGGCTGGCGGTCTTCCCGGGCATCGCGATCTTCGTCACCGTGCTGGGCTTCAACCTCTTCGGCGACGGCCTGCGCGACGCCCTCGACCCGCGGCTGAAGTAGCGGCTCGGCGCCCGCGGGTCACTAGAGGTTGGTCACCGCCGGGATGACCTTGGCGCCCATCAGCTCGATCGAGCGCGCGGTCGTCGGGTGGTCCATCCGGGACTCCTGAGCCTCCAGGAGCAAGTGGCCGATCCCCAGCTCGCGCTGGACCAGGGCGAAGCGGTCGCTCACCTCGTCCGGCGTGCCGGCGATGATGAAGTGCCCGTCCAGGAGCTCCTCGTAGCTCATCGTGGCCAGCGAGCGCGGGCGGGAGCGCAGCGCGAACTGAGCGCCGGCGCGCGAGCGCATCCCCACCGGCGCGAAGTACTCGGCGGGCATGCGCAGCGTCGGGCCCATGCGCCAGACGAAGTGCCGGCCGGCCTCCAGAGCCTTCGCCCGGGTGTCCGCGGTGACCGCGCAGATCAGGAAGCCGAGCTTGTCCGGTGTCACCGTGCGGCCGGCCTCGGCCGCGCCCCGACGGTAGAACTCGAAGAGCTCCCGGGCGATCTCGAACGGCACCAGGAACGGCACATAGGTATAGCCCAGGCGGCCGGCCCACACCGCGGTCTCCGGGCTGGCCGTGCCGGGGATCCAGATCGGCGGGTGCGGCTTCTGCAGGGGCAGGCACCAGGGGTTGACGTGACGGAAGTGGTAGTGGCGCCCTTCCCACCGGAAGGGGCCGGGCTCCGTCCAGCACTTGAGGATCAGGTCGTGACACTCCTCGAAGCGCTCGCGGTTGTGCACGGGATTGGAGTTGGCCCACCAGGTCTCCACGCCGACGCCGCGCACGAAGCCCGAGAGCACGCGCCCGCCCGAGATGAGGTCGGCCATGGCGATCTGCTCGGCCATCCGCACCGGGTTGTCCTCGATGGGCAGGATGTTGCCGAGCAGGAGGAGCCTGGCGCGCGTGGTGGTGCGGGCCAGGATGGCCGCCGTCATGTTGGCGCCCACGTTGACGCAGGACGGCGTGGAGTGGTGCTCGTTGATCATGAGCCCGTCGAAGCCCACCCGGTCGGCCAGCTCGTACTCGTCGAGGTAGCGCCGGTAGTTCGCCGCCGCCTTCTCGCGGTCGAAGAAGCGGTTGGGGAAATCGAGGCGGAGCGAGGGATACTTCTCGCCCTCCTCGTCGGGAAACTCGTGGTGCGGCATCTCGCTGAAGTAGTAGAGCTTCATGGCTGGGCTCTCGCCGGTGCGGGCGCGGAGAGGAAGTCGAGCACCAGGCACGCGAAGGTGTCGGGCTGCTCGATGGGCGGCAGGTGCCCGCATTTGTCGAGCACCGTCAGCCGGGCGTCGGGCAGCAGCGTGCGATACTGCTCGCCGCAGGCGACCGGCACGATGCGATCCTCTCGCCCCCAGACGATCAGGGTCGGGTTGGTCACCCGCGGCAGGAACCAGGGCAAGCGCGGGTTGTGCATGTAGGGCTTCCAGCTGAGCCGTGCGGCCATCTCCCGGTTGCGGGTGGCGATCTCCTGCTCGGCCGGCGTGGGCGGCTTGCCGAACAACTCCTCCCATTCGGGCACTGTCGCCGGGGCGTACACGTTGAGCTCGCGGAGCCTGGCCAGCGGATGGTAGAAGATGTCGAGGATCTCCCCCTCGTCGGGCTTGAGCCCGACGGGTGCGGCCAGGATGAGCCGGCCGATGGAGCCCGGGCTCATGGTGGCCAGCTCAGCAGCCGTCCACCCCCCCAGCGACTGGCCCAGGACGTGTGGCTTGCCGAGCCCGGCGGCGTCGATGAACCAGAGGTAGAAGCGGGCCAGGTCGTCGACCCCTTCCATCCACTCGGCGTCCCCCGAGCGTCCGAACCCGGGATGGGTCGGCGCCCACACGGTGAACCGCTCGGCCACCCGCGCCACCCAGCGCGTCCACCCCCGGTTGCCGCCGGCGCCGTGGAGCACGAGCAGGGGGTCGCCGTGCCCGCCCACCCACGTGTGCACGTCGATCCCGCCGACCGTGATCATCTCTTCGCGTGGTTTCATGGCCGGTATTATGCTCCAGGCGGGTGCGCACGTGACCCTGGTCGTCATCCTCACGGTGAGGAGAGAGGCCCTCGAGCAGTTTCGGGCGTTCGAAGCGCAGGCCGCCGCGGTCATGACCACCCACGGCGGCCGCATCGAGCGAACCGTAGTGGACCGGTTGGGAACACGCTGCTCGTAGCGCTTCGGTCATGAGATCTCGCGAAGCGCGTCACGGGATTTCGCGCATCGTGGCGTGCCGGCATGGCGCACCAATCTGGCACGTCGTATGCCCTCCCTCACGGCTCGAACGGCGCCGGTGACTCCCCCGGTCAGGGCGGGCCCGGCGCTCGGGGAGGCGTGCGTGATGGCGTTCGTGCTCATGCACCTGGATTGGCTGACGACCTCGCTGGGACTGACCAGCATGGCGCTGTTGGCTCGTCGCTCACGCTGGGGCTGGGTCGCAGGCATCGCCAACGACGCGGTCTGGCTCGTCCTCGCATTCGACCGCGGGATGTACGGGACACTGGCCGGCGCCATCGTGATGATCGCCGTGAAGATGTACGGACTCCGGCGCTGGCTCCCTCGATCTTGTGATGCGCCCGCGCCGGCGTTAAGCTGTGCCCGCCAAAGGGATCTTCGCGCGCGATGGGGCAGCCGCTCGACCAAGCGTCGGTCATCCGTACCATCCTGGAAGGGACGGCGAGCGCCGTCGGTCAGGAGTTCTTCGAGGCCCTGGTCAAGAACGTCGCGCGCGCCCTGGGCGTCGCCGGCGCCTGGGTGACGGAGTTCCTGGCCGAGCCACGCCGGCTGCACGCGCTCGCCTTCTGGTTCGGCGACCGGTTCATACCTGACTACGAATACGCCATCGCAGGCACGCCGTGCGAGCCGGTCATCGACCAGAGACGGCTGCTGCACATCCCGGACAACGTCGTCGACCTGTTTCCGCGTGATCCCGATCTTCGGGAGTTCCGCGCCGTCAGCTACCTCGGCACGCCGCTTCTCGACGGTGACGGCACGATCCTGGGGCACCTGGCAGCCATCGACACGCGGCCCACGCCGCCCGACGACCAGATCGAAGCGGTGTTCCGGATCTTCGCGGCCCGGGCCACGGCCGAGCTGCAGCGGCTCCGGGCGGAATCACGGATCCGCGAACGGGAGGAGCAGCTGTCGCGCCTTCTCGACAGCGCTATGGATGCTGTCATCGAGCTGGACGGTCAGTTTCGTGTCACCAGCGTGAACCCGTCCGCCGTGACGGTGTTCGGGGCCGGGCCCGCCGAGCTCGGGGGCCGCGACTTTCGCACGCTGCTGGCCCCGGAAAGCCGTGACAAGCTCCAGCGCCTCACCGGCGAGCTCCGCCAGCAACCGGCGGGACGGCAGTATGTGTGGGTCTCGGGGGGCCTGCAAGCAATGCGGGCGGATGGAAGAGAGTTCCCGGCGGAGGCGAGCCTGTCGCGGTTCGACGTGCGCGGTCGAGAGCGGTTCGCCATCATCCTCCGCAACGTTCACGACCAGCTCGTCGCCGAGCAGCGCATCGAGTCGCTGGTGAGCGAGTCGACGTATCTGAAGGAAGAGATCGAGCAACTGCACGACTTCCGCGAGATCCTCGGCCAGAGCCCGGCGATCACCGAGCTGCGTCGCAGCATCCGGCAGG of Candidatus Methylomirabilota bacterium contains these proteins:
- a CDS encoding alpha/beta hydrolase, giving the protein MKPREEMITVGGIDVHTWVGGHGDPLLVLHGAGGNRGWTRWVARVAERFTVWAPTHPGFGRSGDAEWMEGVDDLARFYLWFIDAAGLGKPHVLGQSLGGWTAAELATMSPGSIGRLILAAPVGLKPDEGEILDIFYHPLARLRELNVYAPATVPEWEELFGKPPTPAEQEIATRNREMAARLSWKPYMHNPRLPWFLPRVTNPTLIVWGREDRIVPVACGEQYRTLLPDARLTVLDKCGHLPPIEQPDTFACLVLDFLSAPAPARAQP
- a CDS encoding ABC transporter substrate-binding protein, whose protein sequence is MRSRYPHFTLIVVLAVLVWILAAPPVADAQAPKRGGTLRVAYGNAIAHLDFHTAPGYEMMWVAMNVGCGLLDITPDGKFVGDAAESWQVSPDNLTYTFKLRKGVLFHDGTQVDAKAVKFSIDRLMDPATKSGMRSFYDSVRAVEVVGPDTVQIQLKRPYAFLLHMLAAYRTGFVIYSPTATQKYSLEDRKKGKPEAVVGCGPFRLVEWVKGDHLVMDRFDKYYKKGQPYLDRVHIRIIKDPVTQMAAFKAGEVDFVASFSPEHVDVLKSQNPKAQILTGKETTPMVVAMKVTVPKDGKPMSKERIPHPKLGDLRVRKAIGCYGMDRSEIVKIAFKGQATPWAGMIPPGTMDTVDVNAKCPYDQAKAKALLKEAGYGPSNPLTVDLIADTEKSVFGVIATVVKEQLARIGVTANIKALDKVTWMNTTLNDGPWDMYVEDLLSLLTPDSNGYLSNSYSTWSHPRHNDKRVDDIYVRYAQEMDPAKRKVIARELQDFMVDNMYWNNVSGSPFYMISQPWVKNYTYNAEFEVNWGEVWVDK
- a CDS encoding ABC transporter permease — its product is MANGTDKLDLKPKSLGAAALREADFPAATGVLRSDVRTARSESPTMQGLRRLRRSVTALIGLGIVATLLVVAAFADVLAPRSPIVSDQTQTFQQPSRAYPLGTDQLGRDMLSRIIHGSRVSLVVGLASVLLALLVGVPVGMIAGYYGGRVDMLAMRAMDLILAFPIYLLAIIIMVIFTPTAGLLGTIKVVGAIAIVRIPIYARLVRGSVLSIKEKEYIEASRALGVRDPWILFRHVLPNSLAPIIVTTTLGIATAIIVEATLSFLGLGTQPPTPSWGWDLKANVVFIHDNPWLAVFPGIAIFVTVLGFNLFGDGLRDALDPRLK
- a CDS encoding sigma 54-interacting transcriptional regulator, with product MGQPLDQASVIRTILEGTASAVGQEFFEALVKNVARALGVAGAWVTEFLAEPRRLHALAFWFGDRFIPDYEYAIAGTPCEPVIDQRRLLHIPDNVVDLFPRDPDLREFRAVSYLGTPLLDGDGTILGHLAAIDTRPTPPDDQIEAVFRIFAARATAELQRLRAESRIREREEQLSRLLDSAMDAVIELDGQFRVTSVNPSAVTVFGAGPAELGGRDFRTLLAPESRDKLQRLTGELRQQPAGRQYVWVSGGLQAMRADGREFPAEASLSRFDVRGRERFAIILRNVHDQLVAEQRIESLVSESTYLKEEIEQLHDFREILGQSPAITELRRSIRQVAATTATVLITGETGTGKELVARALHAASGRASRPLIKVNCAAVPPALMESEFFGHEKGAFTGATQRRLGRFMLADQGTIFLDEIGELPLELQPKLLRVLQEGEFEVVGSSQTRKVDVRVIAATNRNLEEAIRAGRFREDLYYRLNVFPIIVPSLRQRREDILLLATEYARRYGQKIGRPVQPLSPEAVRRLTSCGWPGNVRELQNVIERAVITARDGVLTFDAILPPAADEVPPRPRESSPDAATVRTADELRHLERENILRALEATGWRVAGPTGAAQRLGLPSSTLASRMKALGIRRPRA
- a CDS encoding ABC transporter permease — encoded protein: MRTYIIRRLLQIIPTVLMITFVVFMMMRSVPGDPVVALLGDAYTEEDAAKMREVYGLDRPIVVQYAIWLGKLVQGDWGSSIISGHSVLRDVLLRLPVTLELIILGMAIAMLIAVPAAIIGALRQNRWQDYTATSAALVGISIPEFFLGVLLLLLFSVAFKGLLPSSGWVYLPGTCPTIVCTASVWGNLQHVIMPAIALGVGRAAILTRLLRASMLEVIRTEYVTSARAKGLNEWKVVFKHGLKNALIPTVTVMGLQVSFLIGGAIVIETLFALPGLGTFGINAIIARDYQQVQGFALLTACAFVVMNLVVDLTYTLLDPRIRYGG
- a CDS encoding LLM class flavin-dependent oxidoreductase; this encodes MKLYYFSEMPHHEFPDEEGEKYPSLRLDFPNRFFDREKAAANYRRYLDEYELADRVGFDGLMINEHHSTPSCVNVGANMTAAILARTTTRARLLLLGNILPIEDNPVRMAEQIAMADLISGGRVLSGFVRGVGVETWWANSNPVHNRERFEECHDLILKCWTEPGPFRWEGRHYHFRHVNPWCLPLQKPHPPIWIPGTASPETAVWAGRLGYTYVPFLVPFEIARELFEFYRRGAAEAGRTVTPDKLGFLICAVTADTRAKALEAGRHFVWRMGPTLRMPAEYFAPVGMRSRAGAQFALRSRPRSLATMSYEELLDGHFIIAGTPDEVSDRFALVQRELGIGHLLLEAQESRMDHPTTARSIELMGAKVIPAVTNL